The DNA region ggctggcaaccagttcaggatctaccccgcctcctgcccgatgatagctgggatagggtccggaacgcccgcgaccctagtgatgagaaggggctcagaaaaatggatggatgaataggaTTGTCATGAAATATGAGTTTCATACATTTTGAGAAATATGAGTTTCATACATTTTGaacaattgaatttttttttgtgacatcacCATAAACTATTcaataaacaagaaaataaataccaCAAATGATAAGCAcgtaaattgtgaaaaaaaagaaaacagtttaGTTCTCCCAGTAATTCCTCTGACTTgtccaatatactgtaaatacgaTACATCACATTTTACCtttgtaaatcaaatacaaaGCGAGTTAGTAACCTGTGCcaagagtaaaaaataaaagtgtcttACCATTGTTCCAAGTTTCCTCCGTGAGTACAAAAAGCGCATCCAAGACTGCTGTTAATGGGAGTCTATTTATGCTGCCGAGAACCTGACTCACAGCTCTGTGGGCCCTCCCATGTGAACGTGACTGGTACATGCCCGGACACAGTCTCACTCAGGACATGTGAAGACAAGTCCTTGGTCAAAAGCTGCTCGCCTGCAAGTGGAAATGACCACTAGGAGGCGCTTTAAGGCCAGCTGAAGCCCATCTGCCCTGAACGGTCCACTGGTGAAGCTCAGACGCGCGGGCATGTAGTGACAAGTAAATTGGGCGAGTAAAGCaacatcatgatgatgatgatgatcacgATACGCGATTTGTTGAGGGGGAATACAGTCATGGTACTTTTAGCCTAAAAGATACACAGGAAGGAATAGAATGCATCTCGTGAGAATAATGAGTCATTACACCCATCCAGGAAGGGTTGGACAGGTCCTAtgggtaattaaaaaaaaaaaaaaaaaaaaactattaacctaacatgcacgtttttgggggaatgttggaggaagaaCGCAAGAACTGGGTGAACATgtaggaaggccagagccgagattcgaactcAGAACCCCAGGACTGTGGGGCATGCATGCTaagtaaactaaaataaaaaaataaagaaaaaagttgagtaatgaaaatgtgttgagtaatgaaaatgttttggttaTGAGAGGGTAATGAGTTTGACTTTCGGATGAGGAGTAAGTTATTTTATTGGAAATGtaatggtaaaacatatgcacTATCCAATCTGGCCACACGGTGGAGCCAAATCAGACTGGTAAATTGGCTTTTCCCCCCAGGAACTCAGAAAACAGAGCAGAACGTCGAAATATTGGATTACAGCGCATTTTAAACCATTTCAAGTTACTCTGGAATAGTCAAACTATATATGAATGTATATCAATGCGCACAATAGACTAATAAACACTACCCAACCCATCTTTGAGACATTTCCAAAAGTACTGTAATCAATTTGAACTGTTCCTGTCCTCCAGGTCTACCATTAAGGTAATAAGAAACAGGACACATATACATTAGTGTGCCAGTAATGCTAAGAAGCATAAGTGGCATGCAACGTGATTAAGAACGGATGATATGACTGAAAAGTTAACTTTTGACAGACATATGTCACACtgctacatatatatatatatatattacataacTAGCGTCGTGATTCCTGTTACTGtgattatgtattttttcatcaattcatttaataatacatatttttgaatTTGATATTTCGTCATTTCCACCCCAATCTGAGTggaatttgacatttttggcaAGTGTTTCAAAAGACTTTTCCCTCGCCATGTTGGTTCCCCTGAAGCGAAAATGACGTAGAGTGGGTCGCTGGATGGGCGGGACAGGAAGAAGTGATTCAAGGCTGCGGCGGGAGAGGCTGGCCCCGCCCACTTAGTACGCCGGTACATGTGAGACTCGTGGCCGGCTATGAACTCAGTTTGTCGAACGACAACAGTGGAACACAAgtcttttgtatatttttgtgacaaattaaacacaaaagcaCCGTATAATAGTCACTCAACCAATGGAAGCCATACCGGTACTGTATGCCACGATGCAAACTGGGCAGCTTTTAATTTATACAAGTTAGCACCTAGGTCAAGTTACTATTTCTATCTGAAAACCACTTCAAATCACGTTTACTTACATTCTCAGTCGTCCGGTTGTAGTCTTGTTGTGTGTAGTGATGATACGGGTTGTGCCGAGTCTTCGAGTAAAGAAGGGGGCGTGTCCGTGAGGCGCGtatcgaggcttgcttcatttgGGGGAGGGTCCGGAAATTATGACGTCCAAAGCTTCGCTGCCCGACTGTACCACGTGACCGCTTGAGGAAGTGGTTCAGAATTTGGAGCGACGTGTGACACTTTGACGCAGCAATTTAGACCCCATCAAGCAGCTCCGTGAAAATGTGGGTTTATGCCATTCTCCAAAGTtgacaaacacattacaaaagctGCCATAGTGCTCCAGCTCAATAAATgataatagtgtcaaaagcttaatttagttaacTAGTTCAATtcgaaaagtgaaactcatattcgagagatgcaccacacactgaaatatttcatgatttattttattcatgtataatttggatgattatagcttacagcaaatgacaactccaaattcaccatctctagaaactagaacataatgtaacaaacaattatgaaacaatggaattcatttttaatgtagaatttaggcaggaatttgccctctcaaaagtattttcccaagtgttaATGACTCGATATGTGCGAGTACTGAAATCACTTGAGTTTAGATACCCAACTTCGTGAGAATGGCCACAGAGTTGTAAAGGCAGCTCGACAGCGTCTCAAAGTTTCCTCTCACAGCCGGAAGAAactggttacaattacaagttacactGTTGAAAgtgtaatagtagtgtaactatttcaattactctTACAAAgacaactaattacatttgattacttttcttgaTTTTGATTAAAcccatagatcattattttggaattatttgTTAACACAAATAACCGCACTGGCTGCTTATTGAGACACTGCGTCTTTACTGCCATGAGATGTAACTTAATGTTAACTTAACGTGATGGCGAGCAACATGACCTCCTATCTGAacacaaaagtgtttttaaacagtgactCATTGGGACAGCCACATTAAACTTACTTTAGAATGACGTCGTAGACTTCTATGGCGATTCTACTTCATCACCTAATAAATGTGGATTACAACTCCTTGTGGTACACAGCGCCAACTGCTGTACAGGAGGGATTTAGTAGTCAAAAGGCGTCACTAATTTCAAAATGCAAACGGTTCCTTTCGACAAGACGTGCGGTGCCGTGATAGGTCAATCACCTGGGGGGTCCAGTCAGATTTCAGGGGAAGTCCAGTTCTTTTGAGTCACGGCACACAGTTACGTCACAAGGGGTGAAGCCATACATGGAAAACTTTGCGCAAGTCAGCGGAAAAGCGCGCGCAATTTGGAGAGGCCGGCCCCGCGTTTGCTTGCGCGACTGTGTGTTTGATGGCACTTCTCGTGGGATGTATTCGTGAATATACCACCCGTGGGACCGGCGAGTGGGATCATAACCGCCGACGGTGGTGGGAAATCATTCCGATCACAGGGCAAAAGGACTTTCTTATTATCATTGAATGAACTCTTCATATCACGCACAtcatatgcaaaaaaataaatacatgagcaAAGTCCCTACACTTGCgttctgctgttttggttagcatcCAAGGGGTGAATAACAGCATCTACTAACCGAGGTTTTCCTTATCTGAAGCATCGATATCAAGCACCTACAATAGGGACATAGTCCATTTAAGGAAATACGGTTTGTTGGTTGGAATTACAGTATCGAAATTAAACAAAGAGGGTGGGGGGGAGAACAGCATAAACTTGTTTAAACAATGAGTATTTTTAATTGAGAGACAATTTCACATTGTATCAAAGCACACCAAATGAAAAACTGATTTAGGTCTCGACACATTAAATGTTTTCACCAGCCTGTCTTCCTTGTAGAGCGCACATCCAGATGGAATCCATTGTGTAACAGTCACATTGGCGGAAGCtggcccgcctcctgcccaatgatagccggatgggctccagcactcccgctcagaaaatggacggatggatggttggaattACAGTATCGGAATTAAGcaaagagggggtggggggaaaaatagcATAAACTTGTTTTAAACAATGAGTACTTTTAATTGAGAGACAATGTCACATAGTATCAAAGCACAGGAAATGAAAAATTGATTTAGGACACGTTAAATGTTTTCACCAGCCCGTCTTCCTTGTAGAGCACACATCCACAGATGGAATCCATTATGtaacaaagtcacattggtGAAAGTTGGTTGGCCTTCCAAATCACAACGGGGAAGTTCCTTATAATGAATCACATTTCTTCcttcttaaaaatcaaatatacacaatgaaaatgaactctCACTATGGGTCAAACCACATCTccatttataaaaacagaaaaaaaaacaaaacaagtggcTGCGTAATTACTGGTAGAATTCTGGGTGGTGCACCTCTTTCAGGACTGTTACGAGGCCTCACACCTGTGCACACCCTAATGTAAGTGAACAgaccataacaaaaaaaaggagactAAAACTCTTGacggataaaaaaacaaaacaaaaaatcaatgtCCATCATGTGAAAACAACATAGTATAACCATTTTCTTCATCTCTCTTCCTGTTCCCCTACTTTCTGTCATTTGATCTGGAACGactgtggaaaaagaaaaagcaagaaattTGATATTCAGTCAAAGGGCCACTGACAATCTAGTTGCATTTATCCAGCCAAAGGATTAAAGCTCATGTACCTCCTTGACCGAGAGAAGGACCTTGAAGGTTTGTGGTTCCTGTCCCGGGATAGGGAACGCTCCCTCCTCCTGTCTCTAGAGAAAGACCTGTGTGGtgggaagaggggggggggaaaaacaaacaaagaaaaacatgcctTGAACTCTACAAATACCATATAAGGTAAACCTAACAACACTGTCAAACGCAACTTCAGAGGACCACCGCACAAACATTACAAGTGGCGACACTTCGCCGCACACCAAGCAACTGTGCGGCCCACCACAACAGAAAAATTGCGACCCTATATCAGTTTTTGAGGctctacatacagtattattgtactgtagtattttatttattgaaccacaaaaacatgggacgattgtcaaggaagaagccgatggccacaaaataaataaataaaaaggaaacgAGAGAGAAGAGCGAATGTGGCAAATTTCCGGAGGCTGCTGGCAGTGATCGATCGCCCCATTCACTGGCTGGTAGTTCGGCGAGTCCGTTTACTGGCATTTACTGGCAATTTTAAATCTGAGCAAATCAAGCTGTCGGATTGGGCCGCGTCGCTCGGCGTGTGATGGGCCTAAAATGTAACAAACACCTCATCTATAATATTCTGAAACTTAACCCTCTGGGGCATAGCACCACACCACTATACACCAGAGGATTAAAAAGAACATGCACAGTCGAGGATTATGTAGATGTTACATACCTGCTGCGGCTACGACTAAAGCTCCTCCTGCGTGGAGATCTGTGTGAGGAAAATGGGAAGATGTTAAGAACCTCAACTGACGCAGCCGTCGTCGTTAGACCTTTACACACAACTCATGTTAGTTTGTGGGCCCCCATCAGAATTGCACAAAATATATTGGTTTTGAAACTATATAAACCACTAGCATTGGGCGTATGCCAATAGACTCTTCAGAACGTCTCACCTACGCCACAGTACAGGGTCCATTCAAAAACTATGTTAGTTAAAAGCTGTGCAAATGAAGCCGAAGCCTCAAGATGAGCCGACTAACACCAACTGTCCCTATGTGAAGATGGCACGCTGCACTGTGGACTGGCACTTTTGTAGGATTAACGTCTTACTGGTCCACTGCATGTTCACCAAGACAATGTATGGAAATAGAAGTGAGTAGACAAGTTAACAGGCTTTGGGTACAAAATGTAGTTGATAACTATGCTCAAACTCCCATACATAACTTCTAATCAGAATCTCTGGACAAGTTCCAGATATTAGGTGGTGGACCCTTCACCTTTGGAAACAAGAATTAGAGTAATGGGTGAGGACATAATGACAaacttaaatgtaaaaaaaaaaaaagaagaagaaaaaaaaaaaaagaacaaccttCGTAAACCAGCTGTCGCTTCACTTTTAAAACTTATCAGTGTACTGAATGAAGCAGGAAAACTTACTAGTATTTTTGGTTTTCAACAAGCTAGATATGACGAAAGGGAGGCAGACTGTCGGCCGGGTAGGAAGAATTGGCAGAATAGGCCTGGCCAGATGCTGCGAGGTGATAAGGCGGCAGGCAGGTGGGGGCTGGCTGCGGCTTTTTTCCTGCTTTAATTGGTTAGCCGAAGGCTGCCGCTGGTAGGTTGTCGACATTTGGAAACGCGAAACGCTGATTGGAATGTGAGGTGGGCCGCTGCCGTTTGGGTTAAGGTTGAAGGAGGAGGTGGTTGAGAAGAGCATGATGAGGAACCAATGGCCTGGTGCAACCTGACGACTGGCCATGCCTGGGTCATGTGACAGCACCAGTCAAGCTGATTGAGGCACGATGGTCAGCAGTCACATGATGCTGAAAGAGGACTAGTTGATTGACTCTGAGGGTGGTGAGAAGAGGCATGGTGGTGGCTCTGCAACGGGTTTCATTCTTATtaatatatatgaaaaataaaaagcatcctcaaacaaaaaggaaaagcaTCACATTTGGCACTCTTTCCCCCTCCCATTTTTTAACAGCTTTTGTCTTATGTCGTTCAGTAATTGTGGAAACCGACTGAGTCAATTGCACACTTGGTGCTGAAAGCTTAAAATCTATATTTAAACTAGAAAACGGTTAAGACCATGTAGTCCCTGCAAAGTGACTACTGATTTGCATTacgaaaaaataaattcaaagttactaaaaattatatttgaacatttatgaCCGTAAACAAACTGTTTAAGTCATCTAACTTAACGCCCCCGCCTCCCGTTGGAGAGTGAGCACTTTCCGATCAATGCTTTGTTTTAAACGATGCTAAAAATCCCTAAATGTTGATTGGTAGAGGTTACGAAAACATGGACTTCACAGAGTATCAAATATCTTTCAATTCAGTGGAACACTGTTTTTCACATGCCCTAGTTTTTGTAAGACTTGGCTTCCGACCATTTTTGTTGTCACAAGTTTGTCCCAGTTTTCGTACATTCACTTGATTTCTTCAATAAAAGGCAACagtgatgtttaatgttcattcATCATTTCATTGGTGAtttacttcatgttttctttatgaTAAGACTACAGTTAGTCTCCATAAAAGCTATTTTTTGTTAATGAGAATCAAGTTTTCCGCTGTACTGGTAGCGAAAACTGCAATGCTATTTTCTCTATCTTTAGACCAGCAAATGAAATTGAGATTGGAGCCAAGTAGAAAaccatacagtatgtggtctAATCACTTTGCAGGGACTACAAAGTGTAACAATCTATTTGCAACCAAATAAGCCATTTAATTGTCCCAATAAAATTATAGTGCCAATGACATTGATAGCACGAGCCTTACACATAGAACAAGGTAAGAATGCataaaaagacaacaactagCCCCAATTTGGAAACAATACTGCCAGGAAGTATTCCGTGAATGAAAGTGATGGCAGCAATTGCCGGGATTATATTACAAACATAGACTATGGTCAACCAATGTCAAAAACATCTAGGTCACCTTCGCCTTGCCGGTGGACTACGCCGCCTGTAATCATCTCGGTCTCGGGGGCGCCTGCTCCACGATGGCGGTGCACCGCGGGTGCGACTGCGTTTCTCCCCATTGGACAGCTCTACTCGCACACGGCAACCACACAGAGTTCTAGAGAAAACAGAAGACATAAGAGGTGACAATTAGTCCCCGCACTGTTATTGTATCTCACATTCAGCTGCGCTCACGTCCTACCTCCCATCAAGCTCTCGCACGGCATCAGTAGCATCTCTGGGGTCTTCAAATTCTACAAAGGCAAAGCCTGGGGGGTTCCGCGCCACCCACACACTGCGGAGAGGCCCATAGTAACTAAACGACCTTTCTAACTCGGTCTTGTTTCCATTGTTGCCCAGATTTCCAACATAGACCTTGCAGTCAAGTGGACATTCACGGTGCATGACTGGACCTGTAAATTGAAGAACAGGTTAAATATTTACAGGAAACAATAATTTTACTGGTTGGAGTAATGTGTTTGCAACAgtcttaaaatacatttgatatgAACATTACAGATACGACAAATTATTAGAAGTGGGaaatgttcaataaatggcaACATCTGAATCTGTTAGAAGTACAACAATGCATCGATTGGGTAGTGCTCTGACGTTGAGCTTTTTCGATGTGAATTCCAAATTTATGTTTATATACATTGAAAACCACATTTAGAGCCTATTTATCGTCACATAATGGCATGTTCGGAGCCGGTAAGCGGAGGGGGAGCTTCggggcgcaaaaaaaaaaaaaaaaaaaaaaaaaaaaaaaaaaggccacgcTAGCCTTAGCTCAAAAGGCCATTGTTCCGAGTGTCTCCCAGCAAACAAATCATTCATGGGTAAAATTCCAGCTAATTGTTAAAGCACTTGGCGCTGCTCCACCGCAGCCATTATAATATACAACTTACATAAAACTGTATTGTTCCGTCCCTTCGAAGCTAACAGCTAGCTCGAGACAGCTAAAATGGCCGTCGCCTTTTTCAAGGCCTCAGCCTGCGGTCGCAGAAATCGAACAATGGATCACATGCTCACTAATTCACTCGAACAGTACACCACATGTTGCTAGGCTAGAATCTTACTTACACAATAATACCAAAGATCCATACCTTATCAATGTTACTTAGGAGTTTGCTTGGGTCTGCACTTCTTCGAACGCGATGTACTTTCCCGCTGGTGTCGATGGAAAATGGAGTCTTTGTTCCCTCCTCCTGGTTCGGGCTCAGCTAGTCTCGAGAGGGCGGGGGCAAGCTGATGTTTCTCGCTCATAAAGAAAATGGAACTGCATCTTTACATACAACTCGACAAACCCAGCCGACTTATATAGCCAGCATTATTGTTAAGTGTATTTAACATGTTTCGACACATCAATCCGTTTCATTTACAGACTCGAAGTCCAGGTATAAACAAACAGGATACAAGATAGGACGCTTGGATGtttactctttaaaaaaaaaaaaaaaaaaaaaaggattaaaaccatagatcatCATTTTTAAACTAACCACATATTgattctttacacaaataataacaaaacataatgaaatgtaaatacataaaaaaaaaatgtgctcgtAGCATTATGTGTGTAGTTTGTAGAAAACCACCCACCCATAACATGTTGACCTGAGgacaaatgtgcacattttagacaatatcgcttcttatgacaacccagataagtgaagATTCTATGAAAAGTCCAAAatgataaagatgaaactgttcaaaagtcaatattgttttatgtgttcaaaagtatGTGTCTAACCCCGGTGTTTGCATGCCCTCCAAGGACCACAAGAGTAGTGGTCTGTTCTAAAAATTGTTGGATAACTGATAaccaaaaatgtactgtacatgtaaaataagagttgcatattgatattttgttttcttattattgtgagaaatcatttacatgatcagtgtctataaataaattattaacaaCACGGTATCCTTCACactaatcagtacccaagaagtagctgttTCCAAAAAGTTGGTGTCCCCTGCAttgtctaaccttttcaaaatctcaggcACCACAACTGAGGTAACAATTTGGGGAAATggcatgtttgagactacagcagaactgacagccaatcacaagcgtggACTTTAGGATGAGGAAgtgatatgtaaaaaaaattttttttcaagcttttgTGGCCATTTTTCAACtataactaaaattgtaatcatgtgaatttccaaaagcaactgtaatttaattacacattttctcccagccACTTTAACATTATTCAGTGTCATAATttaattcagtgttttttttttgtcgtaccACTAGTGGCATTCATACTACACTGAAAACCACCGCTGTAAACAATAGGATCTGGGTGGCAGAAAGTGGTTGGTTTTGTAATGATTtcctaccaaaaaaaaaatgtaaaaataaaaaaaatcaatgaatcaaGCAGAACCTGTGGGTGAGGATAAATTGAGTGTATGTCAGATTGGGAACCAGACCTCCATCATCAGGTTTGTGAAAGGTATTTTCCTCACAGGTATTTATGAAATCTTTAATTGGGAAGGTGGGGTGTAATTTAGCAAAACAGCTAATATCAGCTCTAAATTTCACCATCAAAAGAGCACACCTTTGCC from Phycodurus eques isolate BA_2022a chromosome 10, UOR_Pequ_1.1, whole genome shotgun sequence includes:
- the srsf3b gene encoding serine/arginine-rich splicing factor 3b, translating into MHRECPLDCKVYVGNLGNNGNKTELERSFSYYGPLRSVWVARNPPGFAFVEFEDPRDATDAVRELDGRTLCGCRVRVELSNGEKRSRTRGAPPSWSRRPRDRDDYRRRSPPARRRSPRRRSFSRSRSRSFSRDRRRERSLSRDRNHKPSRSFSRSRSRSRSNDRK